A DNA window from Mobula hypostoma chromosome 3, sMobHyp1.1, whole genome shotgun sequence contains the following coding sequences:
- the chmp5b gene encoding charged multivesicular body protein 5, producing the protein MNRLFGRAKPKAPPPNLTDCIGNVDGRAESIDKKIARLDVELAKYKDQMKKMREGASKNMVKQKAMRVLKQKRMYEQQRDNLMQQSFNMEQANYTIQSLKDTKTTVEAMKTGVKEMKKAYKQVKIDQIENLQDQLEDMMEEANDVQEALSRSYGTPEIDEDDLEAELDALGDELLADEDSSYLDEAASAPSIPEGVPSDAKTNKDGVLVDEFGLPQIPAT; encoded by the exons ATGAACCGGCTGTTTGGAAGAGCAAAGCCCAAAGCACCTCCGCCTAACCTGACGGACTGCATCGGCAAT GTTGATGGAAGAGCAGAATCCATTGATAAGAAAATTGCCAGGCTTGATGTTGAATTAGCCAAATACAAAGACCAGATGAAGAAAATGAGAGAGGGTGCATCAAAG AACATGGTAAAGCAAAAAGCAATGCGAGTTTTAAAGCAGAAGAGAAT GTATGAACAACAGAGGGACAACCTGATGCAGCAGTCATTTAACATGGAGCAGGCCAACTATACTATTCAGTCATTGAAAGACACAAAGACTACG GTGGAAGCAATGAAAACTGGTGTCAAAGAAATGAAGAAAGCTTACAAACAAGTCAAAATTGATCAGATTGAG AACTTGCAAGATCAATTAGAAGACATGATGGAAGAAGCAAATGATGTGCAAGAAGCTTTGAGTCGTAGTTATGGAACACCAGAAATTGATGAGGATGATCTGGAAGCAG AGCTGGATGCTCTAGGTGATGAACTTCTAGCTGATGAAGACTCGTCCTATTTAGATGAGGCTGCATCTGCACCATCTATTCCTGAAGGTGTTCCAAGTGACGCTAAAACTAACAAG GATGGTGTATTAGTGGATGAATTTGGATTGCCACAGATTCCTGCAACTTAA